A genomic region of Vitreimonas flagellata contains the following coding sequences:
- the coaD gene encoding pantetheine-phosphate adenylyltransferase — MTKKVRVGLYPGTFDPVTNGHVDIITRGANLVDRLVIGVAINKDKGPLFTLEERVAMVEEQTAKIKGAAEIVVQPFDTLLMKFAESVGAQIIVRGLRAVADFEYEFAMVGMNQKLNPAIETVFLMADPTHQAVASRLVKEIARLQGSVAHFVPQEVEGRLKAKFGVS, encoded by the coding sequence GTGACGAAGAAGGTCCGCGTAGGGCTCTATCCGGGCACGTTTGATCCCGTGACCAACGGGCATGTGGATATCATCACCCGTGGGGCCAATCTCGTGGACCGCCTCGTCATTGGCGTCGCCATCAACAAGGACAAGGGCCCGCTCTTCACGCTGGAGGAGCGCGTAGCGATGGTCGAGGAGCAGACGGCCAAGATCAAAGGCGCTGCCGAGATCGTCGTTCAACCTTTCGACACATTGTTGATGAAGTTCGCCGAGAGCGTAGGGGCGCAAATCATCGTCCGGGGACTTAGAGCGGTCGCCGACTTCGAGTACGAATTCGCTATGGTTGGGATGAACCAAAAGCTCAACCCGGCCATCGAAACGGTATTTCTTATGGCTGACCCGACCCACCAGGCGGTGGCGTCGCGGCTGGTGAAAGAAATCGCGCGACTGCAAGGAAGCGTCGCGCACTTCGTGCCTCAAGAAGTAGAAGGACGACTGAAGGCCAAGTTCGGGGTGTCTTGA
- a CDS encoding peptidylprolyl isomerase: protein MLRVRGILAGALLALGLVGGFDVAAAQTPDPRNWRQVDLENTLYIDTVHGRIVVELYPEVAPRHVERIKALTRAGFYDGILFHRVIDDFMAQTGDPLGTGEGASSLPDLRPEFMFRRGPDMPFVQAAEQSRARLGFYKALPIESQPDAQMAVTADGRVSANALHCQGVVSMARAEAENSANSQFFIMRQPNTALDKRYTIFGRVVWGMDAVMRIAVGNPPPNPDRMLAVRIAADVPESERAPIFVLRTDGPQFRDLIEETRRDRRADFSVCDVQIPTRVPRDGQRERSWWSIIPFIP from the coding sequence ATGCTGCGCGTAAGAGGAATTTTGGCCGGGGCCCTGCTGGCGCTGGGCTTGGTCGGTGGATTTGATGTGGCTGCGGCGCAGACGCCGGACCCGCGCAATTGGCGCCAAGTCGATCTGGAGAACACGCTCTACATCGATACGGTCCATGGCCGCATCGTTGTGGAGCTCTATCCCGAAGTGGCGCCGCGCCATGTGGAGCGGATCAAGGCGCTGACCCGCGCCGGCTTCTATGACGGCATTCTCTTCCACCGCGTCATCGATGATTTCATGGCCCAGACCGGCGATCCGCTCGGCACGGGCGAAGGCGCGTCGAGCCTGCCGGATCTGCGTCCGGAATTCATGTTCCGTCGCGGGCCGGACATGCCGTTCGTGCAGGCCGCCGAGCAAAGCCGCGCACGCTTGGGTTTCTACAAGGCGCTGCCGATCGAAAGCCAACCGGATGCGCAAATGGCGGTGACGGCCGATGGTCGCGTCTCGGCCAATGCGCTCCATTGCCAGGGCGTCGTCTCGATGGCGCGCGCAGAAGCGGAGAATTCGGCCAACAGCCAATTCTTCATCATGCGCCAGCCGAACACGGCGCTCGACAAACGCTACACGATCTTCGGCCGTGTGGTCTGGGGTATGGACGCGGTGATGCGCATCGCTGTCGGCAACCCGCCGCCGAACCCCGATCGCATGCTGGCCGTGCGTATCGCCGCCGATGTGCCGGAGAGCGAGCGCGCCCCTATCTTTGTGCTGCGCACCGATGGTCCGCAATTCCGCGACCTGATCGAAGAAACCCGCCGCGATCGCCGCGCCGATTTCTCGGTCTGTGACGTTCAAATCCCGACGCGCGTGCCGCGCGACGGCCAACGAGAGAGAAGCTGGTGGTCGATAATTCCTTTCATACCCTGA
- a CDS encoding peptidylprolyl isomerase, whose amino-acid sequence MVDNSFHTLTLELDTGTVKIKLRPDLAPNHVQRIGELANEGYYNNVPFHRVIPGFMAQGGDGKNFNGTGGSSKPNLKQEFNAEPHVRGVCSMARTNDPNSANSQFFICFDDARFLDRQYTVWGVVEEGMEAVDALPKGEPPKAPGKIISARAE is encoded by the coding sequence GTGGTCGATAATTCCTTTCATACCCTGACGCTCGAGCTCGATACGGGCACGGTGAAAATCAAGCTGCGCCCGGATTTGGCGCCGAACCACGTTCAGCGCATCGGCGAGCTGGCGAACGAGGGGTATTACAACAACGTCCCGTTCCACCGCGTGATTCCGGGCTTCATGGCCCAGGGCGGTGACGGCAAGAATTTCAATGGCACGGGCGGCTCGTCGAAGCCGAACCTGAAGCAGGAATTCAACGCCGAGCCGCACGTGCGCGGCGTCTGCTCGATGGCGCGCACGAATGATCCAAACTCGGCCAACAGCCAGTTCTTCATCTGCTTCGACGACGCACGCTTCCTCGACCGCCAATACACGGTCTGGGGCGTGGTCGAAGAAGGCATGGAAGCCGTCGACGCCCTGCCGAAAGGCGAGCCGCCGAAGGCGCCCGGCAAGATCATCAGCGCGCGGGCGGAGTGA
- the queA gene encoding tRNA preQ1(34) S-adenosylmethionine ribosyltransferase-isomerase QueA produces the protein MRVDLFDFELPEELIALRPARPRDAARLLLLRDDGMIEDRFVRDAPALFRRGDLLVFNDTRVIPAALKATRPARDAQSPDVAVSLNLIERIDGATWRALGKPGKRLKEGDTLNFDGGLVATIAAKGDEGELSLRFDRTGAALNEAIAQIGAPPLPPYIAAKRTPDEADRDDYQTVFAEKDGAVAAPTAGLHFTDALLKRLAAGGVESARVTLHVGAGTFLPMKVDDTEAHVMHSEWREISPASAEAINRAKAEGRRVIAIGTTALRSLESAADESGRIRPQAGATDIFITPGYRFRVVDGLWTNFHLPRSTLFMLVSAFAGLERMHEAYAHAIAQKYRFYSYGDGSLLWRPQ, from the coding sequence GTGCGCGTCGATCTTTTCGATTTTGAGCTTCCGGAAGAGCTGATCGCGCTGCGCCCGGCGCGACCGCGCGATGCCGCGCGGCTTCTGCTGTTGCGCGACGACGGCATGATCGAGGATCGCTTCGTGCGCGATGCGCCGGCGTTGTTTCGACGCGGCGATCTGCTCGTGTTCAACGACACGCGGGTAATCCCAGCGGCTCTGAAGGCGACGCGGCCGGCGCGCGATGCGCAATCGCCGGATGTGGCCGTCTCGCTCAATCTCATCGAACGCATCGACGGCGCAACGTGGCGGGCGCTTGGCAAGCCGGGTAAGCGTTTGAAGGAGGGCGATACGCTCAATTTCGACGGCGGTCTTGTCGCCACGATCGCCGCCAAAGGTGACGAAGGCGAACTCTCGCTACGTTTCGACCGGACGGGTGCTGCCCTCAATGAAGCCATCGCACAGATCGGCGCCCCGCCGTTGCCGCCCTACATCGCCGCGAAGCGCACGCCGGACGAGGCCGACCGCGACGATTATCAAACTGTGTTCGCGGAGAAGGATGGCGCCGTCGCCGCGCCCACAGCGGGCCTGCATTTCACCGATGCGCTCCTGAAACGCCTCGCCGCCGGTGGCGTGGAAAGCGCGCGCGTCACGCTGCACGTCGGCGCCGGCACGTTTTTGCCGATGAAGGTAGACGACACCGAAGCGCACGTGATGCACAGCGAATGGCGCGAGATTTCACCGGCGAGCGCCGAAGCGATCAATCGCGCCAAGGCCGAGGGCCGCCGCGTGATCGCGATTGGCACGACCGCGCTGCGTTCGCTAGAATCCGCGGCGGACGAAAGCGGCCGCATCCGGCCACAAGCGGGCGCGACCGACATTTTCATCACGCCCGGCTATCGCTTTCGCGTGGTTGATGGGCTCTGGACCAATTTCCACCTGCCGCGCTCGACGCTTTTCATGCTCGTCTCGGCCTTCGCCGGCTTGGAGCGGATGCATGAGGCGTATGCGCATGCGATCGCCCAGAAGTATCGCTTCTATTCCTATGGCGACGGCTCGCTGCTATGGCGGCCGCAATGA
- the tgt gene encoding tRNA guanosine(34) transglycosylase Tgt, protein MSGFPFEIHARDGAARTGILKTPRGDIRTPAFMPVGTAGTVKALTVDQVASTGADIILGNTYHLMLRPGGERMQKLGGLHRFMRWVRPILTDSGGYQVMSLSQLRKLDADGVTFRSHIDGGEHRLTPERAMQLQADQIGADIIMQLDECPALPAPRETVEKAMRLSLDWAGRCKRAFGTRDAQNLFAIVQGGVDPELRRISAEALVAEGFDGYAIGGLAVGEGHEAMLATLEVTTPFLPQDRPRYLMGVGKPIDIVESVARGVDMFDCVLPTRAGRHGQAWIESGSINITNARFAEDTSPLDESIDCPASRDYSKAYLHHLFKAGELLGQVLLSWHNIAYYQSLMQRLRVAIAAGQLQDFREQFRASQRA, encoded by the coding sequence ATGAGCGGTTTTCCTTTCGAAATCCACGCCCGCGATGGCGCCGCGCGCACCGGCATCCTGAAAACACCGCGCGGCGATATTCGCACGCCGGCGTTCATGCCCGTCGGCACGGCGGGCACGGTGAAGGCGCTCACGGTCGATCAAGTCGCCTCGACCGGCGCCGATATCATTCTCGGCAACACCTATCATTTGATGCTGCGCCCAGGCGGCGAGCGCATGCAGAAGCTCGGCGGCCTGCATCGCTTCATGCGCTGGGTTAGACCGATCCTGACTGACAGCGGCGGCTATCAAGTCATGTCGCTCTCGCAGCTCCGCAAGCTCGATGCCGACGGCGTGACCTTCCGCAGCCACATCGACGGCGGCGAACATCGGCTGACCCCCGAGCGCGCGATGCAATTGCAAGCCGACCAGATTGGCGCCGACATCATCATGCAGCTCGACGAATGCCCAGCGCTGCCCGCGCCGCGCGAGACGGTCGAGAAAGCGATGCGGTTGTCGCTCGATTGGGCGGGTCGCTGCAAACGTGCGTTCGGTACGCGCGACGCGCAAAATTTGTTCGCGATCGTGCAGGGTGGCGTCGATCCGGAGCTGCGCCGTATCTCTGCCGAGGCATTGGTCGCGGAAGGTTTCGACGGGTACGCGATTGGCGGTCTCGCTGTGGGCGAAGGTCACGAAGCAATGCTCGCGACGTTGGAGGTGACGACGCCATTCCTGCCGCAAGATCGCCCGCGATATCTAATGGGCGTCGGAAAGCCGATCGATATCGTGGAAAGTGTTGCGCGAGGCGTGGATATGTTCGATTGCGTGCTGCCAACGCGCGCGGGCCGGCACGGCCAAGCGTGGATCGAGAGCGGTTCGATCAACATCACCAATGCGCGCTTCGCGGAAGATACAAGTCCGCTCGATGAAAGCATCGATTGCCCGGCGAGCCGCGACTATTCCAAGGCGTACCTGCATCACCTGTTCAAGGCCGGCGAGTTGCTCGGCCAAGTGCTGCTCTCGTGGCACAACATCGCGTATTACCAATCGCTGATGCAGCGCTTACGCGTAGCGATCGCGGCGGGGCAGCTGCAAGATTTCCGAGAGCAATTCCGCGCGAGCCAGCGCGCTTAA
- the hrpB gene encoding ATP-dependent helicase HrpB has protein sequence MLPVEEVLPDLCAALAARSEAVLVAPPGAGKTTRVPPALLGEPWAQAGKIILLSPRRIAARAAAARMAFELGERVGETTGYRVRLDSRIGPKTRIEVVTAGVFSRMILDDPELNGVAAVLFDEFHERSLEGDLGLALARDAQSALRPDLKIVVMSATLDAARIAALLNDAPVIVSEGRMFPVTHVYWPRDPRGRLEEETAAAVRAALSAERGSALVFLPGVREIERTAETLRASVSDPSVDIRPLYGAMSPADQDAAISPAPQGRRKVVLATSIAETSLTIDGVRIVVDAGLARRPRFEPALGLSRLETVRASQAAITQRAGRAGRLEPGVCWRLWSEGETRALPEFDRPEMLDADLSGLALDLAAWGVSDPTTLAWLDPPPKPAWAEAIALLKRIGALDESGRLTEHGGVVARLPLPPRLAHMVIVAARNGEALLAARIAILLTEQGLGGRSADLRERLHRFGTERGQRADAARSLADRIARNAGGVRNDVEEERAGVLLALAYPDRVAKSRGSAFTMVNGRAAAIEPASPLAREPFLVIADISGAAGRAQILLGAPIALADIETMFADEIETGASATVDPATGAVRGRRTRRLGRVVLSEAPLERLSGEDLQQALLGAVREDGLSLLDWDDAALQMRARVAFMHGLDAEIWPDWSDETLVASLEDWLAPALMNRSRLKDVNVAEALANALPYDLRRKLDAEAPARLETPAGSSLRIDYAGDGGPALEVRLQELFGQDKHPSVANGRVPLSLRLLSPAHRPVQTTKDLPGFWRGSYAAVRSEMRGRYPKHPWPEDPLTAPPTRRAKPRGS, from the coding sequence ATGTTGCCGGTTGAGGAGGTTCTGCCCGATTTGTGCGCCGCTTTGGCGGCGCGCAGCGAGGCTGTGCTGGTGGCGCCGCCCGGCGCCGGCAAGACGACGCGCGTGCCGCCAGCGTTGCTGGGCGAGCCTTGGGCGCAAGCTGGCAAAATCATCCTGCTCTCGCCCCGGCGTATCGCCGCGCGCGCCGCCGCTGCACGCATGGCGTTCGAGCTTGGCGAGCGCGTTGGTGAGACGACCGGCTATCGCGTGCGCCTCGATTCGCGCATCGGCCCGAAGACGCGCATAGAGGTCGTCACCGCGGGCGTGTTCAGCCGGATGATTTTGGACGATCCCGAGCTGAATGGCGTTGCGGCGGTACTGTTCGATGAATTCCACGAACGTAGCTTGGAGGGCGATCTCGGCTTGGCGCTCGCGCGTGATGCGCAAAGCGCGCTGCGCCCCGATCTGAAGATCGTCGTGATGTCGGCGACGCTCGATGCAGCGCGGATTGCTGCGCTGCTGAACGATGCGCCCGTGATCGTCAGCGAAGGCCGTATGTTTCCGGTGACGCATGTCTATTGGCCACGCGATCCTCGCGGTCGCCTGGAGGAGGAAACTGCAGCGGCCGTGCGCGCGGCGTTGTCGGCGGAGCGCGGTAGTGCGCTCGTGTTCTTGCCGGGCGTGCGAGAGATCGAGCGCACGGCGGAAACTCTGCGCGCGAGTGTGAGTGATCCGAGCGTCGATATTCGCCCGCTCTATGGCGCGATGAGCCCCGCCGATCAGGACGCCGCGATTTCGCCCGCGCCGCAAGGGCGGCGCAAGGTGGTGCTCGCCACCTCGATTGCGGAAACCAGTTTGACCATCGATGGCGTGCGCATCGTCGTGGACGCGGGCCTGGCGCGACGCCCGCGCTTTGAGCCGGCGCTTGGTCTGTCGCGGTTGGAAACAGTACGTGCGAGCCAAGCGGCGATCACGCAGCGCGCCGGCCGTGCGGGGCGGTTGGAACCCGGCGTATGTTGGCGCTTGTGGAGCGAAGGCGAAACGCGCGCGCTGCCGGAGTTTGATCGGCCTGAAATGCTCGACGCTGATCTCTCGGGCTTGGCGCTTGATCTGGCCGCGTGGGGTGTAAGCGATCCCACGACATTAGCGTGGCTCGATCCGCCGCCAAAGCCGGCTTGGGCCGAAGCAATTGCGTTGCTGAAGCGCATTGGCGCTTTGGATGAAAGCGGGCGCTTGACGGAGCATGGCGGCGTGGTGGCGCGTTTGCCTTTGCCGCCACGCTTGGCGCACATGGTGATCGTCGCGGCGCGAAATGGCGAAGCGCTGCTCGCGGCGCGCATTGCGATCTTGCTGACTGAGCAAGGTCTAGGCGGTCGCAGCGCCGATCTGCGTGAGCGCTTACATCGCTTCGGCACGGAGCGCGGGCAACGTGCGGATGCGGCGCGGAGCTTGGCGGATCGTATCGCGCGCAATGCCGGCGGGGTGCGCAATGATGTAGAGGAGGAACGCGCGGGCGTGCTGCTGGCGCTCGCTTATCCTGATCGTGTCGCGAAATCGCGCGGCAGCGCGTTCACGATGGTCAATGGTCGCGCGGCGGCGATCGAGCCGGCGTCGCCTTTGGCGCGCGAGCCATTCCTGGTGATCGCGGACATTTCCGGCGCAGCAGGGCGTGCGCAAATTCTCCTAGGCGCGCCGATCGCATTGGCGGACATCGAGACGATGTTTGCAGATGAGATCGAGACGGGCGCCTCCGCCACCGTCGATCCCGCGACAGGCGCCGTGCGTGGTCGGCGCACGCGGCGTTTGGGGCGTGTGGTGTTGTCAGAAGCCCCGTTGGAGCGGTTGAGCGGCGAGGATTTGCAGCAGGCTTTGCTCGGCGCTGTGCGGGAAGACGGTTTGTCGCTGTTGGATTGGGATGACGCGGCGCTGCAGATGCGCGCGCGCGTCGCGTTTATGCATGGGCTTGATGCGGAGATCTGGCCCGACTGGAGCGATGAGACCCTCGTTGCATCGCTTGAGGACTGGCTCGCGCCAGCGCTGATGAATCGCTCGCGCCTGAAGGATGTCAACGTCGCCGAGGCGCTGGCGAATGCCTTGCCCTACGATCTGCGACGCAAACTCGATGCCGAAGCGCCCGCGCGGTTGGAGACGCCGGCGGGCTCGTCGCTGCGGATCGACTACGCGGGGGACGGGGGTCCTGCGCTGGAGGTGCGGCTGCAGGAATTGTTTGGCCAGGACAAACATCCCAGTGTCGCGAATGGGCGCGTGCCTCTGAGCTTGCGTCTGCTTTCGCCTGCGCATCGACCCGTTCAGACCACGAAAGACTTGCCTGGTTTCTGGCGCGGCTCGTATGCGGCTGTGCGCAGCGAGATGCGCGGGCGTTACCCGAAGCATCCTTGGCCCGAAGATCCATTGACCGCGCCGCCGACGCGTCGCGCCAAACCACGAGGCTCCTAA
- a CDS encoding threonine ammonia-lyase, giving the protein MYVPTIEDVKAAAERIKGIAVRTPLVRNDVLDAKLGAKAFVKAECLQRGGAFKMRGAANAISALAPDVRAKGVIAFSSGNHAIAVSTAARHFGIAATIVMPADAPKIKLETTRSLGADVVTYDRVGESREEIGARLLREKGGSLIKPFDDPFVIAGQGTAGLEIGEEISPDIVFVQASGGGLASGVALALPNARVIAVEPEGHDDIARTLAAGSIQQNPPGIRSICDGLLTERMGEIPFEIARQRFERVVVVSNDAARRAMKFAFFNLKIVLEPSGAAALAAALEGGVDIAGKTVSIIASGGNVDAETFTTALAVQ; this is encoded by the coding sequence ATGTACGTGCCGACGATCGAAGACGTGAAAGCCGCGGCCGAGCGCATCAAAGGCATCGCCGTGCGCACGCCGCTGGTGCGCAACGATGTGCTCGACGCGAAACTCGGCGCCAAGGCGTTCGTGAAAGCCGAATGCTTGCAACGCGGCGGGGCGTTTAAGATGCGCGGCGCGGCGAACGCCATCTCGGCGCTTGCGCCGGACGTGCGCGCCAAGGGCGTGATCGCGTTCTCGTCGGGCAATCACGCGATCGCGGTTTCGACCGCGGCCAGGCATTTCGGCATCGCCGCCACCATCGTCATGCCAGCAGACGCGCCCAAGATTAAGTTGGAGACGACGCGATCTTTGGGCGCCGACGTGGTGACCTATGATCGCGTCGGTGAGAGCCGCGAAGAGATCGGCGCGCGCTTGTTGCGCGAGAAGGGCGGGAGCCTGATTAAGCCGTTCGACGATCCGTTCGTCATCGCCGGCCAAGGCACGGCCGGTCTCGAGATCGGCGAAGAGATCAGCCCGGACATCGTGTTCGTGCAAGCATCCGGCGGAGGTTTGGCGTCGGGCGTGGCGCTTGCGCTACCGAACGCGCGCGTGATCGCGGTGGAGCCGGAAGGGCACGACGACATCGCGCGCACATTGGCGGCGGGCTCAATTCAACAAAACCCACCCGGCATCCGCTCCATCTGCGATGGCCTGCTGACCGAGCGCATGGGCGAAATCCCGTTCGAGATTGCACGCCAGCGTTTCGAGCGCGTCGTCGTCGTGTCGAACGACGCGGCGCGGCGCGCGATGAAGTTCGCGTTCTTCAATCTCAAGATCGTGCTCGAACCCTCGGGCGCGGCGGCGTTGGCTGCTGCACTCGAAGGCGGCGTCGATATCGCAGGCAAGACGGTCTCGATCATCGCCAGCGGCGGCAATGTGGATGCGGAGACGTTTACGACCGCGCTCGCGGTTCAGTAA
- a CDS encoding lytic transglycosylase domain-containing protein, with the protein MDTAKLIRVGLAAVACSALLGSGSAGQSTAQPGPATAQAVAYNAPPALPESAERMRLRDGLAAAEQRDWVGLAQLRDNASDPLVRRMLQWRWAASTDAPLYFDDLSRALNDLQGWPGRTTMRQRAEQAILDSRLSASERIAFLRSDNGPATGDGRIALAIALQDARQRSEANEIARASWREDVLSTNAEDRAMAAFSSVFTAEDHAARVDALLWRDQRTAAQRLMPRIPAADRLVANARIALQTRQRGGLQAAVDAVPASRADNPGLMYDRAQYRRRTGNPEEALPLMVEIDPRQAPLAARSDIFRERRLYVPRAMRAGNYRQAYQLVSNHGLTSGESFADAEWLAGWLSLRYLDQPQRALEHFSHLSENVSSPVSLSRALYWRAEATRALGRSGEADQLYDQAARFNFTYYGQLAATRGNRTAMLSLPETAQVTTEAHNRFNSRELVQALRLMSEVGAQRDFESIAFYLDDTLDDPMELELLAAMAREQNYHRTALRSAKAGLFRNVVATNAAYPTIELPPVVRSSNRIEPALVHAIIRQESEFDPNAISSANARGLMQLIPSTAQMQARREGMTFERAALTSNPEYNVTLGSAHLADLVNDFGGSYVLAIASYNAGSQNARNWINDWGDPRSPSVDVVDWIELIPFSETRNYVQRVTENLQVYRYRLAGQPTEIQLERDLQRGRY; encoded by the coding sequence ATGGACACAGCAAAGCTGATCCGCGTCGGCTTAGCGGCGGTGGCGTGCAGCGCCCTGCTTGGCTCCGGCAGCGCCGGACAATCCACAGCCCAGCCCGGCCCCGCGACCGCGCAGGCCGTCGCCTACAATGCGCCGCCCGCCCTGCCCGAATCGGCCGAACGCATGCGCCTGCGCGACGGGTTGGCCGCCGCAGAACAGCGCGATTGGGTGGGCCTTGCCCAATTGCGCGACAACGCCTCCGATCCGCTGGTGCGCCGCATGCTGCAATGGCGCTGGGCGGCATCGACGGACGCGCCCCTCTATTTCGATGACCTCTCGCGCGCCTTGAACGATCTGCAGGGATGGCCCGGCCGCACGACGATGCGTCAGCGCGCCGAGCAGGCCATTCTGGATTCACGCCTTTCAGCCTCTGAGCGCATCGCATTCCTGCGCAGCGACAATGGCCCCGCCACTGGCGACGGCCGTATCGCACTGGCGATCGCACTCCAGGATGCGCGCCAACGCTCCGAGGCCAACGAAATCGCGCGCGCCTCGTGGCGCGAAGATGTGCTGAGCACCAACGCCGAAGACCGCGCCATGGCGGCGTTCTCTTCCGTATTCACGGCGGAAGATCATGCCGCGCGCGTCGACGCGCTGCTGTGGCGCGATCAACGTACGGCGGCGCAGCGTTTGATGCCGCGCATTCCCGCCGCGGACCGCCTCGTCGCGAACGCGCGCATCGCGTTGCAAACGCGTCAACGCGGCGGCCTGCAAGCGGCCGTCGATGCGGTGCCCGCGTCGCGCGCCGACAATCCAGGCCTCATGTACGACCGCGCGCAATATCGTCGCCGCACCGGCAACCCGGAAGAAGCACTGCCGCTGATGGTGGAAATCGATCCGCGTCAGGCGCCGCTCGCCGCGCGCAGCGACATCTTCCGCGAACGCCGCCTATACGTGCCGCGCGCTATGCGCGCCGGCAATTATCGCCAAGCCTACCAGCTTGTTTCCAACCATGGCCTCACGTCTGGTGAATCCTTCGCTGACGCCGAATGGCTCGCAGGCTGGCTCTCGCTGCGCTATCTCGACCAACCGCAGCGCGCGTTGGAACATTTCTCGCACCTCAGTGAGAACGTCTCATCGCCCGTCAGCCTGTCGCGCGCGCTTTACTGGCGCGCCGAAGCGACGCGTGCGCTGGGCCGCAGCGGGGAGGCTGACCAGCTTTACGACCAAGCCGCCCGCTTCAACTTCACTTACTATGGTCAGCTCGCAGCAACACGCGGCAACCGCACCGCCATGCTCTCGCTGCCGGAAACCGCGCAAGTCACGACCGAAGCGCACAATCGCTTCAACAGCCGCGAATTGGTGCAAGCGCTGCGCCTCATGTCCGAAGTCGGCGCACAGCGCGATTTCGAATCTATCGCCTTTTATCTCGACGACACGCTGGACGATCCGATGGAGCTCGAGCTGCTTGCCGCAATGGCGCGCGAGCAAAATTACCATCGCACCGCGCTCCGCAGCGCCAAGGCCGGCCTCTTCCGCAACGTCGTCGCCACCAACGCCGCCTATCCGACCATCGAGCTGCCGCCTGTCGTGCGCTCGAGCAATCGCATCGAGCCCGCGCTGGTGCACGCCATCATCCGCCAAGAAAGCGAGTTCGATCCGAACGCCATCTCCAGCGCCAACGCGCGCGGCCTGATGCAACTCATTCCCTCAACCGCGCAAATGCAGGCGCGACGCGAGGGCATGACATTTGAGCGGGCGGCGCTGACGAGCAATCCCGAATATAACGTCACGCTTGGCTCGGCGCACCTCGCCGATCTCGTAAATGACTTCGGCGGCTCATACGTGCTAGCGATCGCCTCGTACAATGCGGGCTCACAGAACGCCCGCAATTGGATCAATGATTGGGGCGATCCGCGTTCACCTTCAGTGGACGTGGTGGATTGGATCGAGCTGATCCCGTTCTCGGAAACGCGCAATTACGTGCAGCGCGTGACTGAGAACCTTCAGGTCTATCGCTATCGCCTCGCCGGCCAGCCGACCGAAATTCAGCTCGAACGCGATCTGCAGCGGGGCCGTTACTGA
- the dapA gene encoding 4-hydroxy-tetrahydrodipicolinate synthase, protein MIHGSIPALITPFRNGIVDEQAFQALVERQISEGSHGLVPCGTTGEASTLSVQEHVRVVELCVEAAAGRVPVIAGAGSNNTAHSIELARHAKRVGADAVLVVAPYYSKPSQDGIFAHFKAINDAVDIPIVAYNVPSRTVVDISVETMGKIAGLKHGLGVKDATGDMTRLARHRALAGDKFILLSGDDPSALGFNAHGGKGVISVTANVAPKPCAQIQNLSAQGVFDSARAIDDTLAPLHKVMFVEPSPGPAKYACSLLGLCTDEVRLPILTLTDGAKAQVRQAMTQTGLI, encoded by the coding sequence ATGATTCACGGTTCGATCCCGGCCCTCATTACGCCCTTCCGGAACGGAATCGTAGATGAACAGGCTTTTCAAGCGCTTGTGGAGCGCCAGATTTCCGAAGGTTCCCATGGGCTTGTTCCATGCGGGACGACCGGTGAAGCCTCGACTCTGAGTGTCCAGGAGCACGTGCGCGTGGTCGAGCTGTGCGTCGAAGCCGCAGCGGGGCGCGTGCCGGTGATTGCGGGCGCGGGCTCGAACAATACCGCTCACTCGATCGAACTCGCTAGGCACGCGAAGCGCGTCGGCGCCGATGCGGTGCTGGTAGTCGCGCCCTATTACAGCAAGCCAAGCCAGGACGGTATCTTCGCGCATTTCAAAGCGATCAATGACGCGGTCGATATTCCCATCGTCGCCTACAACGTGCCGTCGCGCACGGTGGTGGATATTAGCGTCGAGACGATGGGCAAGATCGCTGGGTTGAAGCATGGGCTCGGCGTCAAGGATGCGACGGGCGACATGACGCGTCTTGCGCGCCATCGCGCGCTCGCCGGTGACAAATTCATTTTGCTCTCTGGCGATGATCCGAGCGCGCTGGGCTTCAACGCGCATGGCGGCAAGGGCGTTATCTCGGTGACGGCCAATGTGGCGCCGAAGCCCTGCGCTCAAATTCAGAATCTGTCCGCGCAGGGCGTTTTCGATTCAGCGCGCGCTATCGATGACACGCTGGCGCCGTTGCACAAGGTGATGTTTGTTGAACCGTCGCCGGGGCCGGCCAAGTACGCTTGTTCGCTGCTCGGCCTGTGCACCGATGAAGTGCGGCTCCCGATCCTGACATTGACGGATGGCGCCAAGGCGCAAGTGCGCCAGGCCATGACGCAGACAGGGTTGATCTAG